A stretch of Sebastes fasciatus isolate fSebFas1 chromosome 19, fSebFas1.pri, whole genome shotgun sequence DNA encodes these proteins:
- the LOC141757603 gene encoding heat shock protein 30-like: protein MLCSHGFQSALSPLRDFYWPARSLRSEVKPLLYPQDLLQRNLQELRSSLELMDKLQHKILEEETKPFQTSVAVQPVVSYQLEKDGKPFGLTLDIQGFSPEELSVKQVGRKLRVSGKTEKKQEDGKGSYSYRRQEFRQEFDLPEGPDPEAVTCYLAPDGKLHIQAANAPCVEEAERELTIKRSSEEKAQ, encoded by the coding sequence atgCTGTGCTCTCATGGATtccagtctgccctcagtccaTTGAGGGACTTCTACTGGCCTGCACGCAgtctgaggtcagaggtcaaacctCTGCTTTACCCACAGGATCTACTGCAGAGAAACCTACAGGAGCTCCGCAGCAGTCTTGAGCTGATGGACAAACTCCAACACAAGATCCTGGAGGAGGAAACGAAGCCTTTCCAAACCAGCGTGGCCGTGCAACCGGTGGTCTCCTACCAGCTGGAAAAAGACGGAAAGCCCTTTGGCCTGACTCTGGACATTCAAGGCTTTTCCCCAGAGGAGCTGTCCGTCAAACAGGTGGGCAGGAAGCTGAGAGTCAGCGGGAAAACggagaagaagcaggaggaCGGGAAAGGCTCCTACTCTTACAGACGCCAGGAGTTCAGACAGGAGTTTGATCTGCCTGAAGGGCCGGACCCTGAAGCCGTCACCTGCTACCTGGCTCCGGACGGGAAGCTCCACATCCAGGCCGCCAATGCTCCGTGTGTTgaggaggctgagagagagctgACTATCAAGAGGAGCTCGGAGGAGAAAGCACAATAG
- the LOC141756886 gene encoding N-acetyllactosaminide beta-1,3-N-acetylglucosaminyltransferase 2, which translates to MGKCCKCNGRLLCMCLLPCMMTGHLLIYIMVSIFVTISYAPPKITIHYIASGISANSSTSASHPLGPFWNLRLEDSALWNRLQHAWERQHNPVLRGNATGFARKPKAEFLTEIEDGCLSDCVSHKCSVPRMDDLNSLPEQMRAFVRSMHCREYPLLINQPGMCRRNNSSFGLDSPMLLMAVKSQVGNFENRQAIRETWGRSGLVRGESNKKGGLVRTVFLLGRQDSSTGPHPDLKNLLELENQKYGDILQWDFRDTFFNLTLKDLLFWHWLRQYCPTAIFVFKGDDDVFVRTGALLDYLHKQWEEHNLWKAYTNETDLDLFVGDVIYNAMPNREPSTKYYIPERFYKGAYPPYAGGGGVVYSGSLALRLKEVSERVRLFPIDDVYLGMCMHRLGLSPSKHPGFLTFDLPETDRGNPCAYRSVLLVHRRSPKEMLTLWGQLQGLPGQC; encoded by the coding sequence ATGGGCAAATGCTGCAAATGCAACGGGAGACTGCTGTGCATGTGCCTGCTCCCTTGCATGATGACCGGCCACCTCCTGATTTACATCATGGTGTCCATATTCGTCACCATCTCCTACGCTCCTCCGAAGATAACCATCCACTACATCGCCTCTGGGATTTCTGCTAACTCCTCCACGTCGGCCTCTCACCCACTCGGCCCTTTCTGGAACCTCCGTTTAGAGGACAGTGCCCTGTGGAACCGGCTGCAGCACGCTTGGGAACGTCAGCACAACCCGGTGCTACGAGGAAACGCGACCGGGTTCGCGAGGAAGCCGAAAGCTGAGTTTTTAACCGAAATCGAAGACGGATGCCTTTCTGACTGCGTGTCGCACAAGTGTTCGGTCCCTCGGATGGATGATTTAAACAGTTTGCCAGAACAAATGAGGGCATTTGTACGGTCGATGCACTGCAGGGAGTATCCGCTCCTTATCAACCAACCTGGTATGTGCAGGAGGAACAATAGTAGCTTTGGTCTGGATTCTCCCATGCTCCTCATGGCTGTCAAATCCCAAGTGGGGAACTTTGAAAACAGGCAGGCCATCCGTGAAACGTGGGGGCGCAGTGGTCTGGTGAGGGGGGAATCCAACAAGAAGGGCGGATTAGTGCGCACTGTGTTTCTGCTCGGAAGGCAGGACTCGAGCACAGGTCCTCACCCGGACCTCAAAAACCTCCTGGAGCTTGAGAACCAGAAATACGGGGACATCCTGCAGTGGGATTTCAGAGACACTTTCTTCAACTTGACCCTAAAAGACTTGCTATTCTGGCATTGGCTCCGGCAATACTGCCCCACCGCCATCTTCGTGTTCAAAGGGGACGACGATGTCTTCGTTCGAACGGGCGCCCTCCTGGATTACCTGCACAAGCAGTGGGAGGAGCACAACCTGTGGAAAGCCTATACgaatgaaactgacctggatTTGTTCGTGGGGGATGTGATCTACAACGCGATGCCGAACCGCGAGCCGTCCACTAAATACTACATACCGGAACGTTTCTACAAAGGCGCGTACCCGCCGTATGCCGGCGGAGGAGGGGTGGTGTACTCTGGCTCACTTGCATTACGATTGAAAGAGGTGTCCGAGAGGGTGCGCCTCTTCCCAATAGATGATGTGTACCTGGGCATGTGCATGCACAGACTCGGGCTCTCGCCAAGCAAACACCCGGGTTTTTTAACGTTTGATCTCCCGGAGACAGACAGGGGAAATCCCTGCGCTTACAGATCCGTTCTGCTCGTTCACAGACGGAGTCCCAAGGAGATGCTGACACTGTGGGGGCAGCTACAGGGCCTGCCAGGTCAATGCTGA